A genomic stretch from Planctomycetaceae bacterium includes:
- the rsmH gene encoding 16S rRNA (cytosine(1402)-N(4))-methyltransferase RsmH — protein sequence MNANNPNEKPARRVRYRGTHPRRFEQRYKELAGDPATHEHVRAGGRTPAGTHVPIMVEQVMQSLKPAAGEIVIDCTLGYGGHAGQFARRIAPGGRLIGLDVDAGQLQRTRERLAGLETPLSLHCLNFAGVGKVLALEGIDAADIIFADLGVSSMQLDDPARGFSYKHVGPLDMRMSERLKATAADWLARLSEQELSDALRDLGDEPDHPRIAALIVQRRGERPLTGTGELAELVLEAKGLDGRRVPAGAKRLPHPAARTFQALRMLVNDELGCLRELLRAAPYCLRSGGRVGILTFHSGEDRLVKHAFKDALAAGLYSQISDDVLRPTPDEVHSNPRSRPAKFRWAKR from the coding sequence GTGAACGCCAACAACCCCAACGAGAAACCGGCGCGGCGCGTTCGCTACCGCGGCACGCACCCGCGACGCTTCGAGCAGCGATACAAGGAACTGGCCGGCGATCCGGCCACCCATGAGCACGTCCGAGCGGGCGGTCGAACGCCAGCCGGAACGCACGTGCCGATCATGGTCGAGCAGGTCATGCAGAGCCTCAAGCCGGCAGCGGGGGAGATTGTCATCGACTGCACGCTGGGCTACGGCGGCCACGCCGGCCAGTTCGCCCGCCGGATCGCCCCTGGCGGGCGGTTGATCGGCCTGGACGTCGACGCGGGCCAACTGCAGCGCACGCGGGAGCGCCTGGCGGGGCTGGAGACGCCGCTGTCGCTGCACTGCCTGAACTTCGCCGGCGTCGGCAAGGTGTTGGCGTTGGAGGGCATCGACGCCGCTGACATCATCTTCGCCGACCTGGGCGTTTCGAGCATGCAGCTTGACGACCCCGCGCGGGGCTTCAGCTACAAGCACGTCGGCCCGCTCGACATGCGGATGAGCGAGCGGCTCAAGGCCACGGCCGCCGACTGGCTGGCGCGGCTGAGCGAGCAGGAGCTTTCCGACGCCCTGCGCGACCTGGGGGACGAACCCGACCACCCGCGCATCGCGGCGTTGATCGTCCAGCGCCGCGGCGAGCGCCCGCTGACGGGCACGGGCGAATTGGCCGAACTGGTGCTCGAAGCCAAAGGCCTCGACGGCCGCCGCGTACCCGCCGGCGCCAAGCGCCTGCCGCATCCAGCCGCCCGCACGTTCCAGGCCCTGCGGATGCTGGTCAACGACGAACTGGGCTGCCTGCGAGAGCTGCTCCGGGCCGCACCGTACTGCCTTCGGTCCGGCGGGCGGGTAGGCATCCTGACCTTCCACAGCGGCGAAGACCGCCTGGTCAAACACGCCTTCAAGGACGCCCTGGCGGCGGGCCTCTACTCCCAGATCAGCGACGACGTGCTGCGTCCGACGCCGGACGAGGTCCACTCCAACCCCCGCAGCCGCCCGGCAAAGTTCCGCTGGGCGAAACGGTAG
- a CDS encoding metallophosphoesterase, which yields MKQKLLAVSLAVGLIVLIAAPAAAEGWKFVVMSDSQGSSGDSTEGVATRTLKIVVDDVVKNVKPDLIMFTGDLVQGAATAEELEKQLMTFRSTMAPVYEAKIPLYAMRGSHDTGPNVTRPWAAGVWNKVFAGPYAMPANGPADEKGLTYSFTHKNATFIAIDGYKTPDTMKLTIDQKWVDAQLAANTAPHVFAFQHTQIKKVEHSESLDNTGPMRDAFVKSLVAAGGRAFFCGHMHVSNCTRLNNDAVDPAAKSEADDFYQIIVPPSCTKSYSWKNRKYDGKKIPGMTPSTVHHSQTREPGYVIVEVDGLKVTLTAKLIDKQGKTRTDYTLSFTAAGKGAAKAAARKAPTPLPPPLVRRPCTCRGVRPAASM from the coding sequence ATGAAGCAAAAACTATTAGCAGTGTCGCTGGCGGTGGGGTTGATCGTCTTGATCGCCGCCCCAGCCGCGGCGGAAGGATGGAAGTTCGTGGTCATGTCCGACAGCCAGGGCTCCAGCGGCGACTCGACCGAGGGCGTGGCCACCCGCACGCTTAAGATCGTGGTCGACGACGTGGTCAAGAACGTCAAGCCCGATCTGATCATGTTCACCGGCGACCTGGTGCAAGGCGCCGCGACGGCTGAAGAGCTCGAAAAGCAGTTGATGACGTTCCGCTCGACGATGGCGCCGGTGTACGAGGCGAAGATTCCGCTCTACGCCATGCGCGGCAGCCACGACACCGGTCCCAACGTGACGCGTCCCTGGGCGGCGGGCGTGTGGAACAAGGTCTTCGCCGGCCCCTACGCCATGCCCGCCAACGGTCCTGCCGACGAGAAGGGGCTGACGTATTCCTTCACGCACAAGAACGCCACGTTCATCGCCATTGACGGGTACAAGACCCCCGACACCATGAAGCTGACGATCGACCAGAAATGGGTCGACGCGCAGCTCGCGGCCAACACGGCCCCGCACGTGTTCGCCTTTCAACACACGCAGATCAAGAAGGTCGAGCACAGCGAGTCGCTGGACAACACCGGACCGATGCGAGACGCATTCGTCAAGAGCCTCGTCGCCGCCGGCGGGCGGGCGTTCTTCTGCGGGCACATGCACGTGTCCAACTGCACGCGGCTGAACAACGACGCCGTCGACCCGGCCGCCAAGAGCGAGGCCGACGACTTTTATCAGATCATCGTGCCGCCGAGCTGCACGAAGTCTTATAGCTGGAAGAACCGCAAGTACGACGGAAAGAAGATCCCGGGCATGACGCCCAGCACCGTTCACCACAGCCAGACCCGCGAGCCGGGGTATGTGATCGTCGAAGTCGACGGCCTCAAGGTTACCCTTACCGCCAAGCTCATCGACAAGCAGGGCAAGACCCGCACCGACTACACGCTGAGCTTCACCGCCGCGGGCAAGGGCGCCGCCAAGGCCGCGGCGCGGAAGGCGCCGACGCCCTTGCCGCCCCCGCTGGTCCGCCGCCCCTGCACCTGCCGCGGTGTTCGCCCAGCCGCCAGCATGTAA
- the kaiC gene encoding circadian clock protein KaiC — MPIRASKLKPTLDALKKCPTGISGLDEITEGGLPRGRPTLVCGAAGSGKTLLAMEFIVRGVTQFNEPGVFMAFEETAKELATNVASLGFEVDSLIRRKKMAIDYVHIERSEIEETGEYDLEGLFIRLKAMIDEVKAKRVVLDSVEALFAGLPNEAILRAELRRLFRWLKEIGVTVVITGEQGKNALTRYGIEEYISDCVIFLDHRVTNQIATRRLRIVKYRGSKHGTNEYPTLIDEHGLSVLPISSLGLEYPVSNERVSTGIARLDAMMGGKGYYRGSSILISGMAGTGKTSLAAAFVDSLCRKGKRCMYYSFEESPQQIIRNMRSIGINLDPWRRKGLLQFHSLRPQLYGLEMHLASIHKLVTEFRPEGVVMDPITNLTTVGDTDEIKAMLTRVIDFLKGEGITSVYTSLTSGSSSPEQSEVGISSLMDTWLLLRMVETYNERNRLLYILKSRGMGHSNQMREFQLSDNGIKLIDVYVGGGTVFTGSARLVQEAQDEAQASASRFQSQQRRRELEQEHVSLQAQAAALAQRVDGVRAELENARKHEQERDRIAAQERRQLGQARKAD, encoded by the coding sequence ATGCCCATCCGTGCGAGCAAGCTGAAACCTACATTGGATGCCCTGAAAAAGTGCCCCACCGGCATATCAGGACTCGATGAAATCACCGAAGGCGGCCTGCCGCGCGGGCGGCCGACGCTGGTCTGCGGCGCGGCAGGCAGCGGCAAGACGCTTCTGGCGATGGAGTTCATTGTCCGGGGCGTCACGCAGTTCAACGAGCCGGGCGTCTTCATGGCCTTTGAGGAGACGGCCAAGGAACTGGCCACCAACGTCGCGTCGCTTGGGTTTGAAGTCGACAGCCTCATCCGCCGCAAGAAGATGGCCATCGACTACGTCCACATCGAGCGCAGCGAGATCGAAGAGACGGGGGAGTACGACCTGGAAGGCCTGTTCATCCGCCTCAAGGCGATGATCGACGAAGTCAAGGCCAAGCGAGTTGTGCTCGACAGCGTCGAGGCCTTGTTCGCAGGTCTGCCCAATGAGGCGATCCTGCGGGCGGAATTGCGGCGTTTGTTTCGCTGGCTGAAGGAGATCGGCGTCACCGTTGTCATCACCGGCGAGCAAGGCAAGAACGCCCTGACGCGCTACGGTATTGAGGAATATATCAGCGACTGCGTGATCTTCCTCGACCACCGCGTCACCAACCAGATCGCAACGCGCCGGCTGCGGATCGTCAAGTACCGCGGCTCCAAGCACGGCACCAACGAATACCCGACGCTGATCGACGAGCACGGCCTGTCGGTGCTGCCGATCAGTTCGCTGGGGCTGGAATACCCCGTCAGCAACGAGCGGGTCTCTACCGGCATCGCCCGCTTGGACGCCATGATGGGCGGCAAGGGATACTATCGCGGCAGCAGCATCCTGATCTCGGGCATGGCCGGCACGGGCAAGACGAGCCTGGCCGCGGCGTTCGTGGATAGCCTCTGCCGCAAGGGCAAGCGGTGCATGTATTACTCGTTTGAGGAGTCGCCCCAGCAGATTATCCGCAACATGCGGTCCATCGGCATCAATCTGGATCCGTGGCGCAGGAAGGGACTGCTTCAGTTCCACTCATTGCGCCCGCAGCTTTACGGCCTGGAGATGCACCTGGCAAGCATCCATAAACTGGTCACGGAATTCCGTCCCGAGGGCGTGGTGATGGACCCGATCACCAACCTCACCACCGTGGGCGACACCGACGAGATCAAGGCCATGCTGACGCGTGTGATCGATTTCCTCAAGGGCGAGGGCATCACGAGCGTCTATACCAGCCTCACCAGCGGCAGCAGCAGCCCGGAGCAGAGCGAAGTGGGCATCTCCTCGCTGATGGACACATGGCTGCTGCTGCGCATGGTGGAGACGTACAACGAGCGCAACCGCCTCCTGTACATTCTTAAGAGCCGCGGGATGGGCCACTCCAACCAGATGCGCGAGTTCCAACTGAGCGACAACGGCATCAAGTTGATCGATGTGTACGTTGGGGGCGGAACGGTATTCACGGGATCGGCGCGATTGGTGCAGGAAGCCCAGGACGAGGCCCAGGCATCTGCCAGTCGCTTCCAGTCTCAGCAGCGGCGTCGCGAGCTTGAGCAGGAGCATGTCAGCTTGCAAGCACAGGCTGCTGCTCTAGCGCAGCGCGTGGATGGCGTCCGGGCCGAACTGGAGAATGCCCGAAAGCACGAACAGGAACGGGACCGAATTGCCGCCCAGGAGCGCCGACAATTAGGCCAAGCCAGAAAGGCGGACTAG
- a CDS encoding circadian clock KaiB family protein — MTKKRRKVAKKPGKPPKTVETTPEFWELRLYVAGQTARAVAAFANLKKLCDQYVKCKYSIEVIDLLKNPQLAKGDQILAVPTLVRKLPVPVRKIIGDLSNTERVLVGLDLRPRD, encoded by the coding sequence ATGACCAAAAAACGCAGAAAAGTTGCCAAGAAGCCTGGAAAACCTCCCAAGACCGTCGAGACGACTCCTGAGTTCTGGGAGTTGCGACTGTACGTCGCAGGCCAGACCGCTCGCGCGGTGGCGGCCTTTGCCAACCTCAAAAAACTGTGCGATCAGTACGTCAAGTGCAAGTACAGCATCGAGGTCATCGACCTGCTCAAGAACCCCCAATTGGCCAAGGGCGACCAGATTCTGGCCGTGCCGACGCTGGTTCGCAAGCTGCCGGTGCCTGTGCGCAAAATTATTGGCGACCTATCCAATACAGAGCGGGTATTGGTCGGTCTGGACCTGCGACCACGAGATTAA
- a CDS encoding circadian clock KaiB family protein: MARKRSDDQTVAAFEKVAKAAELGQCYVLRLYVAGITPRSSVAIRKVTEVCEKYLKDHYKLEIIDLYQQPTLAKGEQIIAAPTLIKQLPLPLRRLIGNMANEERLLVGLDLRPNK; this comes from the coding sequence ATGGCGAGGAAACGATCAGACGATCAAACCGTAGCCGCCTTTGAGAAGGTCGCCAAGGCCGCCGAATTGGGACAGTGTTACGTGTTGCGGCTCTATGTGGCGGGGATTACCCCAAGGTCCTCCGTGGCAATTCGCAAAGTAACAGAGGTATGCGAAAAGTATCTCAAGGATCATTACAAGCTTGAGATCATTGACCTCTACCAGCAGCCCACGCTGGCCAAGGGAGAGCAGATCATCGCTGCTCCGACGCTGATCAAACAACTGCCGCTTCCTCTGCGGCGGTTGATCGGGAACATGGCCAACGAGGAGCGTCTGCTGGTGGGATTGGACCTGCGGCCCAACAAATAG